A single region of the Aurantiacibacter sp. MUD11 genome encodes:
- a CDS encoding amidohydrolase, whose translation MNLRIAASAAALSLALPAPALADTLVDNIDGISVGRDGTIDRFTGMVIDEDGRISELLDFGDRPTREIEYRVDGEGRVVVPGFVDGHLHLMGIGLGTLVLDLSMTNSLDEALSRIAAYAAAYPDRPWIIGRGWNQERWGLGRFPTAAELDAVVSDRPVWLERVDGHASWGNSLALQAGNVTAATPDPAGGRIERIAGSRQPAGVLVDAAAALVNAAVPPPLPEDRDLALHNAQRLLLSNGITAIADMGTSIEDWMTFRRAGDAGRLQLRVMSYADSVDTMLLIGGPAPTQWLYDDRLRLNGVKLYLDGALGSRGALLNADYEDDHGNRGLPLLSGTQLRNLMSRAALDNFQVAVHAIGDAANREALYAIEELSQDYGGDRRWRIEHAQIVDPADLARFGQHGIIASMQPVHQTSDMFMAESRLGPDRLGGAYAWRSILETGGALAFGTDAPVEPVDPLAGLAVAISRTNAEGEPFGGWRAEETISREQALAAYTAGAAFAGFAEGRFGRLAEGERADFVMLSADPLMANPQELRNIQVLETWIAGQRVYDFELERR comes from the coding sequence ATGAACCTGCGTATCGCGGCTTCTGCCGCAGCCCTTTCGCTCGCCCTGCCCGCCCCTGCGCTGGCCGACACGCTGGTCGACAACATCGACGGCATCTCGGTCGGCCGCGACGGCACCATCGACCGCTTCACCGGCATGGTGATCGACGAGGATGGCCGCATTTCCGAACTGCTCGACTTCGGCGACCGACCCACGCGCGAAATCGAGTATCGCGTCGATGGCGAAGGTCGCGTGGTCGTTCCCGGCTTCGTCGACGGACACCTGCACCTGATGGGCATCGGTCTCGGCACGCTGGTGCTGGACCTGTCGATGACCAACTCGCTGGACGAAGCGCTGTCGCGCATCGCCGCCTATGCCGCTGCCTATCCGGACCGGCCGTGGATTATCGGTCGCGGCTGGAACCAGGAACGCTGGGGCCTCGGCCGCTTCCCCACCGCCGCCGAGCTGGACGCCGTGGTATCGGATCGTCCCGTGTGGCTGGAGCGTGTCGACGGTCATGCCAGCTGGGGCAACTCGCTTGCCCTGCAGGCAGGCAATGTCACCGCCGCCACGCCCGATCCCGCAGGCGGGCGGATTGAACGCATCGCCGGGTCACGCCAGCCTGCGGGCGTGCTGGTCGATGCGGCGGCCGCGCTGGTCAACGCGGCGGTCCCGCCGCCGCTGCCCGAAGACCGCGACCTGGCCCTGCACAATGCCCAGCGCCTGCTGCTGAGCAACGGCATCACTGCCATTGCCGACATGGGCACCAGCATCGAGGACTGGATGACCTTCCGCCGCGCCGGCGATGCAGGCAGGCTGCAACTGCGCGTCATGTCCTATGCCGACAGCGTGGACACCATGCTGCTGATCGGCGGCCCTGCGCCGACGCAATGGTTGTACGATGACCGGCTGCGCCTCAACGGGGTGAAGCTCTATCTCGACGGCGCGCTCGGCTCGCGCGGCGCGCTGCTCAACGCCGATTACGAGGACGATCACGGGAATCGCGGCTTGCCGCTGCTCTCGGGCACCCAGCTGCGCAACCTGATGAGCCGCGCCGCACTCGATAATTTCCAGGTGGCCGTGCACGCCATCGGCGATGCCGCCAATCGCGAGGCGCTCTACGCCATCGAGGAGCTGTCGCAGGATTACGGCGGTGATCGGCGCTGGCGCATCGAACATGCGCAGATCGTCGATCCGGCAGACCTGGCGCGGTTCGGCCAGCACGGCATCATCGCCTCGATGCAGCCGGTCCACCAGACCAGCGACATGTTCATGGCCGAATCCCGCCTCGGCCCGGATCGGCTGGGCGGCGCCTATGCCTGGCGTTCGATTCTGGAAACCGGCGGCGCGCTGGCCTTCGGTACCGATGCCCCGGTCGAGCCGGTCGACCCGCTGGCCGGGCTGGCCGTCGCCATCAGCCGCACCAATGCCGAGGGTGAACCGTTCGGTGGCTGGCGAGCGGAAGAGACGATCAGCCGCGAACAGGCGCTGGCCGCCTATACCGCCGGCGCCGCTTTCGCCGGCTTTGCCGAAGGGCGATTCGGCCGCCTTGCCGAAGGGGAACGCGCCGATTTCGTGATGCTCAGCGCCGATCCGCTGATGGCAAATCCGCAAGAGTTAAGGAATATCCAGGTGCTGGAGACGTGGATTGCCGGACAACGTGTTTACGATTTTGAATTAGAGCGTCGTTAA
- a CDS encoding segregation and condensation protein A, translating to MTEDGNNLVPHNETGDLLEGGTLPRDNAPEQHEDEWQGIAAPGTSDKNALYLELDGWEGPLDMLLDLARRQKVDLKSISILALVDQYIAYIERAEALKLEIAADYLVMAAWLAYLKSALLLPKDEQEDPSPEELALKLQLRLQRLGAMREAGARLMARDRLGRDVFARGAPEGLKILKKNHWQCDWYSLVHAYGQVKLRSEPVVHMVANRPVMTLESALDRVSAMLGVSLDWMEIRTFLPGDAGPRLKRSALASSFVAALELARLGKAEIRQEETFGPLHLRRVKANA from the coding sequence ATGACCGAAGACGGCAACAACCTCGTCCCGCACAACGAAACGGGTGACCTGCTGGAAGGCGGCACCCTGCCCAGGGATAATGCGCCAGAGCAGCACGAGGACGAATGGCAGGGCATCGCCGCGCCCGGCACGTCGGACAAGAACGCGCTCTACCTGGAACTGGACGGCTGGGAAGGCCCGCTCGACATGCTGCTGGACCTGGCGCGGCGGCAGAAGGTCGATCTCAAGTCGATCTCCATCCTTGCGCTGGTCGACCAGTACATCGCCTATATCGAGCGCGCCGAGGCGCTGAAGCTGGAAATTGCAGCCGATTACCTGGTGATGGCGGCGTGGCTGGCTTACCTGAAGTCCGCCCTGCTGCTGCCCAAGGACGAGCAGGAAGATCCCTCGCCGGAAGAACTGGCACTCAAGCTGCAGCTACGGCTGCAACGGCTGGGCGCGATGCGCGAGGCTGGCGCCCGGCTGATGGCGCGCGACCGGCTGGGCCGCGACGTCTTTGCGCGCGGCGCGCCGGAAGGGCTGAAGATCCTCAAGAAGAACCACTGGCAGTGCGACTGGTACAGCCTGGTGCATGCCTATGGGCAGGTGAAGCTGCGCAGCGAGCCGGTGGTGCACATGGTTGCCAATCGCCCGGTGATGACGCTCGAATCGGCGCTGGACCGGGTCTCGGCCATGCTCGGCGTTTCGCTCGACTGGATGGAGATCCGCACCTTCCTGCCGGGCGATGCCGGACCGCGCCTGAAGCGTTCGGCGCTCGCCTCCAGCTTTGTTGCCGCGCTGGAACTGGCGCGGCTGGGCAAGGCGGAAATCCGGCAGGAAGAAACCTTCGGGCCGCTGCACCTGCGGCGGGTGAAAGCCAATGCCTGA
- the ispH gene encoding 4-hydroxy-3-methylbut-2-enyl diphosphate reductase, with the protein MNAPFQENPASGEKKPLTVLIAAPRGFCAGVDRAIEIVEKAIEKYGAPVYVRHEIVHNRFVVDGLKEKGAIFVEELDEVPDDMPVVFSAHGVPKSVPAEAERREMIYVDATCPLVSKVHRQAERQIEKGQHIIFIGHAGHPEVIGTMGQVPDGQMTLVETVEDVATLPFTQEDSLSFLTQTTLSVDDTAEIVLALQARYPQIVAPKAEDICYATSNRQEAVKAMAPSCDLVLVIGAPNSSNSLRLVEVAERMGTDAKLIQRASEIDPAWLDGVGAVGVTAGASAPELLVREVVAQLREWRAVEESTVKTAEEKMTFKLPRQLLD; encoded by the coding sequence ATGAACGCCCCCTTTCAGGAAAACCCCGCTTCCGGCGAAAAAAAGCCGCTGACCGTGTTGATCGCAGCGCCCCGCGGCTTCTGCGCCGGTGTCGATCGCGCGATCGAGATCGTCGAGAAGGCGATCGAGAAATACGGTGCGCCGGTCTATGTCCGTCACGAAATCGTGCACAACCGCTTCGTGGTCGACGGTCTGAAGGAAAAGGGCGCGATCTTCGTGGAGGAACTGGACGAGGTGCCGGACGACATGCCGGTGGTGTTCAGCGCCCACGGCGTGCCCAAGTCGGTGCCGGCCGAGGCCGAACGACGCGAGATGATCTATGTCGATGCCACCTGCCCGCTGGTGTCCAAGGTGCACCGTCAGGCGGAACGCCAGATCGAGAAGGGGCAGCACATCATCTTCATCGGCCATGCCGGCCATCCCGAGGTAATCGGCACCATGGGCCAGGTGCCCGACGGCCAGATGACGCTGGTCGAAACCGTGGAAGACGTCGCCACGCTGCCGTTCACGCAGGAAGACAGCCTGTCGTTCCTGACGCAGACGACCCTGTCGGTGGACGACACCGCCGAAATCGTGCTGGCCCTGCAGGCGCGCTATCCACAAATCGTCGCGCCCAAGGCGGAGGACATCTGCTACGCCACGTCGAACCGCCAGGAAGCCGTGAAAGCCATGGCTCCTTCGTGCGACCTGGTGCTGGTGATCGGCGCGCCCAATTCGTCCAATTCGCTGCGGCTGGTCGAGGTTGCCGAACGCATGGGCACCGACGCGAAGCTGATCCAGCGCGCATCCGAGATCGATCCCGCCTGGCTCGACGGTGTCGGCGCGGTTGGCGTCACCGCCGGCGCCAGCGCGCCCGAGCTGCTGGTGCGCGAAGTGGTGGCTCAGCTGCGCGAGTGGCGCGCGGTAGAGGAATCCACGGTGAAGACCGCCGAGGAGAAGATGACCTTCAAGCTGCCGCGCCAGTTGCTCGATTAG
- the scpB gene encoding SMC-Scp complex subunit ScpB encodes MPEAETEAMSDEQRVEADDLVRAVEACLFASEEPLTREQISAHLGGAEVKDALATLAEHYSERGIHLVERGKRWHFETAPDLAHLLRREKEQLRRLSRAATEVLAIIAYHEPVSRAEIEAIRGVQTSGGTLDVLMEAGWVRIAGRREVPGRPVIYATTPEFLTHFGLSSRKDLPGLAELKASGLLDPVEDAYDDMMAERSEEQDSGDDEPEEAEYAPEDEGDPEDTLENPGESA; translated from the coding sequence ATGCCTGAAGCCGAGACCGAGGCGATGTCCGATGAACAGCGGGTCGAGGCGGACGATCTGGTCCGGGCGGTGGAGGCCTGCCTCTTCGCCTCGGAAGAGCCGCTGACGCGCGAGCAGATCAGCGCGCACCTTGGCGGAGCGGAGGTGAAGGACGCGCTGGCCACCCTGGCAGAGCACTATTCGGAGCGCGGCATCCACCTCGTCGAGCGTGGCAAGCGCTGGCATTTCGAGACCGCGCCCGACCTGGCGCACCTGCTGCGGCGGGAAAAGGAACAGCTGCGCCGCCTGAGTCGCGCCGCGACCGAGGTCCTGGCGATCATCGCCTATCACGAGCCGGTCAGCCGCGCCGAGATCGAGGCGATCCGCGGCGTGCAGACCAGCGGTGGCACGCTGGACGTGCTGATGGAGGCGGGCTGGGTGCGGATTGCCGGACGGCGCGAGGTGCCCGGTCGCCCGGTGATTTACGCGACGACTCCCGAATTCCTCACCCACTTCGGGCTTTCCAGCCGCAAGGACCTGCCCGGATTGGCAGAACTCAAGGCATCCGGCCTGCTCGACCCGGTCGAGGATGCCTACGACGACATGATGGCCGAGCGTTCCGAGGAGCAGGATTCCGGAGACGACGAGCCGGAAGAGGCCGAATATGCGCCCGAAGACGAGGGCGATCCTGAGGATACGCTGGAAAACCCCGGCGAAAGCGCCTAA
- the tatC gene encoding twin-arginine translocase subunit TatC — protein sequence MAFKIKDLDDTQAPLMDHLIELRGRLVRAVMALVVAFVVCFYFADEIFGLLVRPLTAAFPEGEGRLVYTQLYGAFFVEIKVALFAAFLLAFPIIANQIWAFIAPGLYAREKRAFLPFLIATPLLFAAGASLAYFVVMPLAFPWFLGFQGELGGLPAEALPEMGQYLDLVMRFILAFGASFLLPVLLMLLNRAGLVSRSQLVSARKYVIVLVFALAAIITPPDVISQLVLAAPLILLFEGSLMLMLMTERRDAKLAANGEDASAEPETEKPD from the coding sequence ATGGCCTTCAAGATCAAGGATCTCGACGACACCCAGGCCCCGCTGATGGATCACCTGATCGAGCTGCGCGGGCGGTTGGTGAGGGCGGTCATGGCCCTCGTGGTGGCCTTCGTCGTCTGCTTCTACTTCGCTGACGAGATTTTCGGCCTGCTGGTGCGCCCGCTTACCGCCGCCTTCCCGGAGGGCGAGGGGCGGCTGGTCTACACCCAGCTCTACGGTGCCTTTTTCGTGGAGATCAAGGTGGCGCTGTTCGCCGCTTTCCTGCTGGCCTTCCCGATTATCGCCAACCAGATCTGGGCCTTCATTGCGCCCGGCCTCTACGCGCGCGAAAAGCGGGCTTTCCTGCCGTTCCTGATCGCCACGCCGCTGCTCTTCGCGGCAGGTGCAAGCCTGGCCTATTTCGTGGTGATGCCGCTGGCCTTCCCGTGGTTCCTTGGTTTCCAGGGCGAGCTGGGCGGCCTGCCGGCGGAAGCCTTGCCCGAGATGGGGCAATACCTCGACCTGGTGATGCGCTTCATCCTGGCCTTCGGTGCCAGCTTCCTGCTGCCGGTATTGCTGATGCTGCTGAACCGCGCAGGCCTGGTCTCGCGCAGCCAGCTGGTGTCGGCGCGAAAGTACGTGATCGTGCTGGTCTTCGCACTTGCCGCGATCATCACCCCGCCGGACGTGATCTCGCAGCTGGTGCTGGCTGCGCCGCTGATCCTGCTGTTCGAAGGCTCGCTGATGCTGATGCTGATGACCGAGCGCCGCGATGCCAAGCTGGCTGCGAATGGCGAGGATGCTTCAGCCGAACCGGAAACGGAAAAGCCCGACTAG
- a CDS encoding SPOR domain-containing protein: MTYPAGDPEDENGEAFEAAEQLALDDGDDDLPWLEDDGYYEDEGGFDARLIWIALIGLLVIAAVLFAGWWLSQESDDPELVADGSTIEAPDGPYKQRPEDPGGREVEGTGDTAYQVAEGESQRGRLADAGEEDPQPSIDRSQGEAATPAAPAGTTYVQIGAFTSRGDANAAWVSASNRYADALARMDYRVLEAQVNGATVYRLQAVAPNQAAGEAACRAIRNAGGDCYIR, translated from the coding sequence ATGACCTATCCGGCTGGGGATCCGGAGGACGAGAACGGCGAGGCTTTCGAGGCTGCTGAACAGCTTGCGCTGGACGATGGCGACGACGACCTGCCGTGGCTCGAGGACGATGGCTATTACGAAGACGAAGGCGGTTTCGACGCGCGGCTGATCTGGATCGCGCTGATCGGCCTGCTGGTGATCGCGGCGGTCCTGTTCGCGGGCTGGTGGCTGAGCCAGGAAAGTGACGATCCCGAACTGGTTGCCGATGGCAGCACCATCGAAGCGCCCGACGGTCCCTACAAGCAGCGTCCGGAAGATCCCGGCGGCCGCGAGGTCGAGGGGACCGGCGACACCGCTTACCAGGTGGCCGAAGGCGAATCGCAGCGCGGCCGCCTGGCGGATGCCGGCGAGGAAGACCCGCAGCCGAGCATCGACCGCAGTCAGGGCGAAGCGGCCACCCCGGCGGCCCCTGCGGGCACGACCTATGTCCAGATCGGGGCCTTCACCAGCCGCGGCGATGCCAATGCCGCCTGGGTGAGCGCCAGCAACCGCTATGCGGATGCGCTTGCGCGCATGGACTACCGCGTGCTGGAGGCGCAGGTGAACGGCGCGACCGTCTACCGTTTGCAGGCGGTGGCACCCAACCAGGCAGCTGGCGAAGCGGCCTGCCGCGCCATCCGTAACGCAGGCGGGGACTGCTACATCCGCTAA
- the tatA gene encoding twin-arginine translocase TatA/TatE family subunit: MGSIGPVQLLIIALVILVLFGRGRISEMMGDFGKGVKSFRQGMSDEAKGESEAKPAAKIEGPAQEAAPAAETAENAPAGDKTAS, encoded by the coding sequence GTGGGTAGCATTGGACCAGTACAGCTTCTGATCATCGCGCTGGTGATCCTCGTGCTCTTCGGGCGCGGTCGGATCAGCGAGATGATGGGTGATTTCGGCAAGGGCGTGAAGAGCTTCCGCCAGGGCATGAGCGACGAGGCCAAGGGCGAATCCGAAGCCAAGCCTGCTGCCAAGATCGAAGGCCCGGCGCAGGAAGCTGCGCCGGCTGCCGAAACGGCCGAGAATGCCCCGGCGGGCGACAAGACCGCTTCCTGA
- the nagZ gene encoding beta-N-acetylhexosaminidase: protein MTPAIFSLSGPVLTADERALFKQAQPAGYILFGRNVENREQLRALTDSLRDLHGSENLLISIDQEGGRVARMKPPEWDAYPAPGLFAKLYDLAPASAIQAIRANAQLLAADLAEVGITVDYHPVLDIPVEGAHDVIGDRALGREPMQVAALGRATLDGLARGGVVGCIKHMPGHGRAMVDSHKDLPTVTASEEELATDIAPFRKLADAPMAMTAHIRFTAWDAQNPATQSEFVISEIIRKRIGFAGLLLSDDIDMEALEGSIPERSERAIAAGCDLVLNCWGKLDDMAATAERLPDASEDTLQRLERAMAGAGTVSDDTPRAELLAARDSLLELMAERA, encoded by the coding sequence ATGACGCCCGCGATCTTCAGCCTCTCCGGCCCGGTTCTGACGGCGGACGAGCGCGCCCTGTTCAAACAGGCGCAACCGGCGGGCTACATCCTGTTCGGGCGCAACGTCGAAAACCGCGAGCAACTGCGCGCGCTGACCGATTCCCTGCGCGACCTGCATGGCAGCGAGAACCTGCTGATCAGCATCGACCAGGAAGGCGGTCGCGTCGCGCGGATGAAGCCGCCCGAGTGGGACGCCTATCCCGCACCCGGCCTCTTCGCCAAGCTGTACGACCTCGCGCCGGCCAGCGCGATCCAGGCTATCCGCGCCAATGCGCAACTGCTGGCGGCGGACCTTGCCGAGGTCGGTATCACGGTGGACTACCATCCGGTGCTCGATATCCCGGTGGAGGGCGCGCACGACGTGATCGGCGACCGCGCGCTGGGGCGTGAGCCGATGCAGGTGGCGGCGCTGGGTCGCGCCACGCTGGACGGGCTAGCGCGCGGCGGCGTGGTGGGGTGCATCAAGCACATGCCGGGCCATGGCCGCGCCATGGTCGACAGCCACAAGGACCTGCCCACCGTCACCGCCAGCGAGGAAGAGCTGGCCACCGACATCGCGCCGTTCCGCAAGCTGGCCGACGCACCGATGGCGATGACCGCGCATATCCGCTTCACCGCCTGGGATGCGCAGAACCCCGCGACCCAGTCAGAATTCGTGATCTCCGAGATCATCCGCAAGCGGATCGGTTTTGCCGGACTGCTGTTGTCCGACGATATCGACATGGAGGCACTCGAGGGCAGCATTCCGGAACGCTCCGAACGTGCCATCGCGGCGGGCTGCGATCTGGTGCTCAATTGCTGGGGCAAGCTGGACGACATGGCAGCCACGGCGGAGCGCCTGCCCGATGCTTCCGAAGATACCTTGCAGCGGCTGGAGCGCGCCATGGCCGGTGCCGGCACGGTCAGCGACGACACGCCGCGTGCCGAACTGCTCGCCGCGCGTGACAGCCTGCTCGAACTGATGGCGGAGCGGGCATGA
- a CDS encoding NAD(P)-dependent oxidoreductase: protein MSKIAFLGLGVMGGPMAGHLARAGHDVTGYNRTASRAAEWQARLADEGVKVATAPTAAEAVTGCDVVLACLGNDADVAGVMLGDDGALAAMDEPALFIDHTTVSPALAEELADAALQRNIDFVDAPVSGGQAGAENGKLAIMCGGTAQAMELATPIMQAYAARIVHIGKAGAGQACKAVNQVCIAGVLAGLSEGVRLAQATGVDTDKVLEAISGGAAQSWQMENRWQTMVKGEFDFGFAIDWMRKDLAIALSEAKDAGLSLPVTALVDQFYAQVQSQGGARQDTSALIRHLPETK from the coding sequence ATGAGCAAAATTGCATTTCTGGGCCTGGGCGTGATGGGCGGACCGATGGCCGGACACCTCGCCCGCGCCGGGCATGACGTCACCGGCTACAACCGCACCGCCAGCCGGGCCGCCGAATGGCAGGCGCGGCTGGCCGACGAAGGCGTGAAGGTCGCCACGGCGCCCACGGCGGCCGAGGCCGTGACCGGCTGCGATGTCGTGCTCGCCTGCCTCGGCAACGACGCCGATGTGGCCGGCGTGATGCTGGGCGATGACGGCGCTCTGGCGGCCATGGACGAACCGGCCCTGTTCATCGATCACACCACGGTTTCCCCGGCGTTGGCAGAGGAACTGGCCGACGCGGCACTGCAACGGAACATCGATTTCGTCGACGCGCCGGTATCCGGCGGACAGGCCGGGGCCGAGAACGGCAAGCTGGCCATCATGTGCGGCGGCACCGCGCAGGCGATGGAGCTGGCGACCCCGATCATGCAGGCCTATGCCGCGCGCATCGTCCATATCGGCAAGGCCGGTGCCGGACAGGCGTGCAAGGCGGTGAACCAGGTCTGCATCGCGGGCGTGCTGGCGGGCCTTTCCGAAGGCGTGCGGCTGGCGCAGGCGACCGGGGTGGATACCGACAAGGTGCTCGAAGCCATCAGCGGCGGCGCGGCGCAAAGCTGGCAGATGGAAAACCGCTGGCAGACCATGGTGAAGGGCGAATTCGATTTCGGTTTCGCCATCGACTGGATGCGCAAGGACCTGGCCATTGCCCTTTCCGAGGCGAAGGACGCCGGCCTGTCGCTGCCGGTCACCGCACTGGTCGACCAGTTCTATGCCCAGGTCCAATCGCAAGGCGGCGCGCGGCAGGACACCAGCGCGCTGATCCGCCATTTGCCGGAGACGAAGTAA
- the argS gene encoding arginine--tRNA ligase produces the protein MTDTLYAAYAAKIDAVLAAMEAEGKLPPGTSRANVSVEPPRDPSHGDLATNAAMVLAKAAKTNPRALAEAIVEHLQRDPAITSAEIAGPGFINLRLAPQSWTDELSAIAAMGDDYGKSSMGAGTRVNVEYVSANPTGPMHMGHCRGAVVGDALSSLLEHAGHKVIREYYVNDAGGQVDTLARSAHLRYCEALGEDIGEIPEGFYPGDYLVPVGKAAAEEFGDRFQNEPEQEWLPLFRAFAVERMMEVIKSDLALLGIEHDVFASEAALQAAKKPEAAEAWLREHDLVYDGVLEKPKGKTIDDWEPVELPLFRSTKFGDDQDRPIKKSDGKWTYFGADLAYHMQKAENADALIDIWGADHAGTVKRIKAAVAALSEGQGKPIPFDVKLVQMVQLLRDGEPAKMSKRSGNFVTIADMVEEVGKDVVRFTMLTRKPEAQMDFDFAKVVEASKDNPVFYVQYAHARICSILRKAKDEGLAPAADKLDLLGEDELTLIKAAAQFPREVEAAARAREPHRIAFYLYDLAAAFHAFWNLGNDDPEKRIIVAQQPELSAARLFLATQIGQVIRNGLGILGVEAVEEL, from the coding sequence ATGACCGATACGCTGTACGCCGCCTATGCGGCCAAGATCGATGCCGTGCTCGCCGCGATGGAGGCGGAAGGCAAGCTGCCGCCCGGAACCAGCCGCGCCAATGTGAGCGTGGAGCCGCCGCGCGACCCTTCGCACGGTGATCTGGCGACCAATGCCGCCATGGTGCTGGCGAAGGCCGCCAAGACCAACCCGCGCGCGCTGGCCGAAGCCATCGTGGAGCACCTGCAGCGCGATCCCGCCATCACCTCGGCAGAGATTGCCGGGCCAGGCTTCATCAACCTGCGGCTCGCCCCGCAGAGCTGGACGGACGAGCTTTCCGCCATCGCCGCCATGGGCGACGACTATGGCAAGTCCAGCATGGGCGCTGGCACGCGGGTGAACGTGGAATATGTTTCCGCCAACCCCACCGGGCCGATGCACATGGGCCACTGCCGCGGCGCGGTCGTGGGCGACGCGCTGTCCAGCCTGCTGGAACATGCCGGCCACAAGGTCATCCGCGAATACTACGTCAACGACGCTGGTGGGCAGGTGGATACGCTCGCCCGGTCGGCGCACCTGCGCTATTGCGAGGCGCTGGGTGAGGACATCGGCGAGATTCCCGAAGGCTTCTACCCCGGCGACTACCTCGTTCCGGTAGGCAAGGCTGCCGCCGAGGAATTCGGCGACCGGTTCCAGAACGAGCCGGAACAGGAATGGCTGCCGCTGTTCCGCGCCTTCGCGGTCGAGCGGATGATGGAAGTCATCAAGTCCGACCTCGCGCTGCTGGGCATCGAGCATGACGTCTTCGCTTCCGAGGCGGCCCTGCAGGCGGCGAAGAAGCCCGAAGCCGCCGAAGCCTGGCTGCGTGAGCACGACCTCGTCTACGATGGCGTGCTGGAAAAGCCCAAGGGCAAGACCATCGACGACTGGGAGCCGGTCGAGCTGCCGCTGTTTCGCAGCACGAAGTTTGGCGACGATCAGGATCGCCCGATCAAGAAGTCTGACGGCAAGTGGACCTATTTCGGTGCCGACCTCGCCTATCACATGCAGAAGGCCGAGAACGCCGATGCGCTGATCGATATCTGGGGCGCGGACCATGCCGGTACGGTGAAGCGCATCAAGGCTGCCGTGGCCGCGCTTTCGGAAGGGCAGGGCAAGCCGATCCCCTTCGACGTGAAGCTGGTGCAGATGGTGCAGCTGCTGCGCGATGGCGAACCGGCCAAGATGTCCAAGCGGAGCGGCAACTTCGTCACCATCGCCGACATGGTGGAGGAAGTGGGCAAGGACGTGGTGCGGTTCACCATGCTCACCCGCAAGCCCGAAGCGCAGATGGATTTTGACTTCGCCAAGGTGGTCGAGGCGTCGAAGGACAATCCAGTTTTCTACGTCCAGTATGCCCATGCCCGGATCTGCTCGATCCTGCGCAAGGCGAAGGACGAGGGGCTGGCCCCGGCCGCCGACAAGCTGGACCTGCTGGGCGAGGACGAACTGACCCTGATCAAGGCCGCCGCGCAGTTCCCGCGCGAGGTGGAAGCCGCCGCGCGCGCCCGCGAACCGCACCGCATCGCCTTCTACCTGTATGATCTGGCCGCCGCCTTCCACGCCTTCTGGAACCTCGGCAACGACGACCCGGAAAAGCGCATCATCGTGGCACAGCAGCCTGAACTCTCCGCTGCCCGGCTTTTCCTCGCCACGCAAATAGGGCAGGTAATCCGCAACGGGCTCGGCATATTGGGTGTCGAGGCAGTGGAGGAACTGTAG
- the tatB gene encoding Sec-independent protein translocase protein TatB, protein MFDIGATELLLIVVVAILVIGPKDMPLAMRTAGRWIGKVRKMSGHFRAGLDAMVREAELEDMEKKWKAQNEKIMREHPEGAPAEMEPTGAYPPEKAAELKRLAKEQAAANEALAKAQAEADAEVAAKGSSAEAAAPKAEPSAPKQADS, encoded by the coding sequence ATGTTCGATATCGGCGCGACCGAATTGCTGCTTATCGTTGTGGTGGCGATCCTGGTGATCGGCCCCAAGGATATGCCGCTGGCCATGCGCACTGCTGGCCGGTGGATCGGCAAGGTACGCAAGATGTCCGGCCACTTCCGCGCCGGTCTCGACGCCATGGTGCGCGAGGCCGAGCTGGAGGACATGGAGAAGAAGTGGAAAGCGCAGAACGAGAAGATCATGCGCGAACATCCCGAAGGGGCGCCGGCAGAAATGGAACCGACCGGTGCCTATCCGCCGGAAAAGGCCGCCGAGCTGAAGCGGCTGGCCAAGGAACAGGCCGCCGCCAACGAGGCGCTGGCGAAGGCGCAGGCAGAGGCGGACGCCGAAGTGGCGGCCAAGGGCAGTTCGGCCGAGGCAGCCGCTCCCAAGGCAGAGCCGTCCGCGCCCAAGCAGGCGGATAGCTGA